From a region of the Rutidosis leptorrhynchoides isolate AG116_Rl617_1_P2 unplaced genomic scaffold, CSIRO_AGI_Rlap_v1 contig262, whole genome shotgun sequence genome:
- the LOC139882376 gene encoding uncharacterized protein has translation MGRETNSKIISMAGLKVMKEDRPKKSPFQSIVKGSTDDGRSSSMVIKKARGVIPAYIVAEAISTLRGLDLRWSGPITPAEMQYVEQYVLAKYPQYAGLVGGEQIDLSTLCINEEPVEPTLDDKRRSPRTGSREPLAPSYGSSHPDLDRTQLEPSRLLDILTKKASFPGSFISIPEIQAQNKVLKFCGLPDEDFLVLFTPSYKDAMMLVGESYPFFKGNCYMTVIGEDGDYIKEFATYKESKIISAPETWLDLRIKGSQLSQYFRRKCKHSPKGLFSYPADVNGTRYSMHWVSEAHRNSWHVLLDATALDAGEDCLNLSLHRPDFILCSLDNRHAHPSKITCLLVRKTSFDAPTIANE, from the exons ATGGGTAGGGAAACCAATTCAAAGATAATTTCAATGGCTGGTCTGAAG GTAATGAAAGAAGATCGACCAAAGAAGTCCCCGTTCCAATCTATAGTTAAGGGCTCCACAGATGATGGTAGATCAAGCAGCATGGTCATTAAG AAAGCACGTGGTGTGATTCCTGCTTACATAGTAGCAGAAGCCATATCAACACTCCGTGGTCTAGACCTTAGATGGTCCGGGCCAATCACCCCAGCAGAGATGCAATATGTTGAACAATACGTGCTGGCAAAATATCCACAATATGCTGGACTTGTTGGAGGTGAACAAATAGATCTCTCCACGCTTTGCATTAATGAGGAGCCAGTTGAACCCACACTTGATGATAAAAGGAGATCACCACGGACTGGCTCCAGAGAACCCTTGGCACCATCTTATGGAAGCAGTCACCCGGATCTAGACAGAACCCAGCTAGAGCCATCAAGATTACTTGACATCCTCACCAAGAAGGCCTCCTTCCCTGGGAGTTTCATCTCCATCCCCGAAATTCAAGCTCAAAATAAAGTTCTGAAGTTCTGTGGACTGCCTGACGAGGATTTTCTTGTTCTTTTCACTCCAAGCTACAAAGATGCCATGATGTTGGTAGGTGAGAGCTATCCCTTTTTCAAGGGAAACTGCTACATGACCGTCATTGGAGAAGATGGGGATTACATAAAGGAGTTCGCCACCTACAAAGAATCAAAGATAATCTCTGCACCTGAGACTTGGTTGGATCTGCGGATCAAGGGATCACAGCTAAGCCAGTATTTCCGCAGAAAATGTAAGCACAGTCCTAAGGGGCTATTTTCCTACCCAGCAGATGTGAATGGGACTCGATATTCCATGCACTGGGTTTCAGAGGCCCACCGGAATTCATGGCACGTTCTTCTTGATGCAACTGCATTAGATGCTGGAGAGGATTGCCTAAACCTGTCACTTCATCGACCAGACTTCATTTTGTGCAGTCTGGATAACAGGCATGCCCATCCTTCAAAAATCACTTGCCTTCTGGTGAGGAAAAcatcttttgatgcaccaacaattGCCAATGAATGA
- the LOC139882377 gene encoding glucuronoxylan 4-O-methyltransferase 1-like: MPPEVPLSSTLATPLIRYSPPPPSNVEGNHTFKHKSLRGTRKMKLSVRKLIPVFVLILASLSILRFVRILITTSSPHPLPASPPHVRQACTSPSSCSKVLTEISGNSTSTPPAYTASITAKEFKLLSNLVKQRRPCNILIFGLEPQYLSLSSINAGGTTIILEDDADKFMNYRTERAGSTKIYKVQYNVPAKEAYELLKHARRSSSCAPGVALLQVSKCQLALTGLPQEVYKTKWDLVVVDGPSGGNPEAPGRMGAIYTASILARAGNTTDVVVHDVHRTIEKWFSWEFLCEENLVSSKGKFWNFRILGHTDPARFCPTQP; this comes from the coding sequence ATGCCCCCAGAAGTACCTCTGTCCTCCACTCTCGCAACACCCCTCATTCGCTACTCTCCTCCACCCCCTTCCAACGTAGAAGGCAACCACACGTTCAAACACAAATCGCTCCGAGGAACTAGGAAGATGAAACTTAGTGTAAGGAAACTCATACCAGTTTTCGTATTGATCCTTGCATCTCTATCCATCCTTAGATTCGTTCGAATCCTCATCACCACTTCATCTCCTCACCCACTTCCAGCTTCGCCTCCACATGTGCGACAAGCATGCACCTCTCCTTCATCGTGCAGCAAGGTTCTAACGGAAATATCGGGCAACTCAACTTCCACACCGCCTGCCTACACCGCCTCAATAACGGCTAAGGAATTTAAGCTTCTATCAAACCTTGTCAAGCAGAGGAGACCTTGCAACATTCTCATCTTTGGTCTTGAGCCACAATATCTCAGCCTCTCGTCAATAAATGCAGGAGGCACTACAATCATACTGGAGGATGATGCCGACAAGTTCATGAATTATAGAACAGAGAGAGCCGGCAGTACTAAGATATACAAGGTACAGTACAATGTACCAGCAAAAGAGGCGTACGAACTGCTCAAGCATGCAAGGAGAAGTTCGAGCTGTGCACCCGGGGTTGCACTGCTTCAAGTGTCAAAATGTCAGTTGGCTCTAACAGGTTTGCCACAAGAAGTGTACAAAACAAAGTGGGATCTCGTAGTGGTGGATGGACCAAGTGGAGGCAACCCAGAGGCTCCTGGAAGGATGGGAGCAATCTATACAGCAAGCATATTAGCCAGAGCTGGGAACACGACGGATGTAGTGGTTCATGATGTACATCGCACCATTGAGAAGTGGTTTTCCTGGGAATTTTTATGTGAAGAGAATTTGGTTTCTTCAAAAGGGAAGTTCTGGAATTTCAGAATACTGGGTCATACAGACCCTGCAAGATTTTGCCCAACCCAACCATGA
- the LOC139882378 gene encoding TITAN-like protein, with protein MAGDSSPRRQPNPKSGLAVPIDNSKKRAAAAATATKRKSEFEFCKVCKLNHDQGQRHKYLPNHKRSLSGYLDRFRSKLGDVRFFLDNPSLLRPEHVSRNRFWCVFCDVDVEELDSSFACGNAINHLAGADHLKNLKHFIWKYGGAMDCLNDFRILDDDVAKWEKKCETLKKEAALSGEGSHGPTCGLSNDIQNEQNYGIVENFRNNSVYHPHENFLNAVMPLQYFTNEYQISHTGPNGVPNTCGASHTSTFSSPVEKYPEVLPQRSSGSTGNGSMWCSSVYRDCDKNFVSNGFIGDGFNFWKRYFSMVAMLIFVGCSAPVLESSLFVTRQCFHDPLKLVSRFFLAPLLQKKWLYLTVFVSVIRVLIEFQHAVFALHPLVGGMKKGDSSYQGLQLLTEISSSSRGDVQGNVHSGAPPPWLDVSERSQTDEQRQQPSVSLISPSNKPRKSKLNPKRVGAAWAERRKIEMEMERRGEIIKSCNDAEWLPNFGRVWQAGSRKESRKEFEMEKRKLPSVETQPEMPIDVQPYISKRMVSLDYGLLGYDEY; from the exons ATGGCGGGGGACTCTTCGCCGCGCCGGCAGCCGAACCCTAAATCTGGCCTCGCCGTCCCGATCGACAACTCCAAGAAGAGGGCGGCGGCGGCGGCGACGGCGACAAAGAGGAAGAGCGAGTTTGAGTTCTGCAAAGTCTGCAAGCTCAATCACGATCAAGGACAGCGTCACAAGTACTTACCGAACCACAAGAGATCGCTTTCCGGGTACCTCGATCGGTTCCGCTCCAAATTGGGCGACGTACGGTTCTTCCTCGACAACCCTAGCCTGCTCCGCCCCGAGCACGTTTCTCGAAACCGGTTCTGGTGCGTCTTCTGCGATGTCGACGTCGAGGAGCTCGATAGTTCGTTTGCCTG CGGGAATGCAATCAATCACCTAGCGGGTGCAGATCACCTAAAAAATCTGAAGCATTTTATTTGGAAATATGGTGGTGCAATGGACTGCCTCAACGATTTCAGGATTTTGGATGACGATGTAGCTAAG TGGGAGAAGAAATGCGAAACATTGAAGAAAGAAGCTGCATTATCTGGAGAAGGATCACATGGACCAACATGTGGACTGTCAAATGATATCCAAAATGAACAGAACTATGGGATTGTCGAGAATTTTAGAAATAATTCTGTATATCATCCTCATGAAAACTTTTTGAATGCTGTTATGCCTTTACAATATTTTACGAATGAGTATCAGATATCCCATACTGGACCTAACGGGGTTCCAAACACTTGTGGTGCATCTCACACTTCCACCTTTTCATCGCCTGTGGAGAAATATCCTGAAGTGTTACCCCAGAGATCTAGTGGTTCAACAG GGAATGGAAGTATGTGGTGCTCCAGTGTCTATCGAGATTGCGACAAGAACTTTGTTTCCAATGGTTTCATTGGTGATGGT TTTAACTTCTGGAAGAGATACTTTTCTATGGTAGCAATGCTGATTTTTGTGGGATGTAGCGCCCCTGTTCTCGAGTCTTCATTGTTTGTCACTAGACAATGTTTC CATGACCCTCTCAAATTAGTTTCCCGCTTCTTTTTGGCCCCATTGCTGCAGAAGAAATGGCTTTATTTGACTGTATTTGTTTCTGTAATTCGTGTCCTCATTGAGTTTCAGCACGCAGTTTTTGCATTGCATCCATTG GTTGGAGGGATGAAGAAAGGAGACAGCAGCTATCAAG GTCTGCAGCTGCTCACTGAGATTTCTTCCTCATCCCGAGGGGATGTTCAAGGAAATGTGCATTCTGGAGCACCACCTCCTTGGCTGGATGTTTCTGAACGAAGTCAGACAGACGAGCAGAGACAACAGCCATCAGTGAGCCTAATTTCTCCTTCTAATAAGCCACGAAAGTCCAAGTTAAACCCTAAAAGGGTGGGCGCTGCTTGGGCTGAAAGGAGAAAGATTGAGATGGAGATGGAGAGAAGAGGAGAAATCATTAAGAGCTGCAATGATGCTGAATGGCTTCCAAATTTTGGCCGTGTTTGGCAGGCAGGCAGTCGGAAGGAATCAAGAAAAGAATTTGAGATGGAGAAAAGAAAATTGCCTAGTGTTGAAACTCAACCTGAGATGCCAATAGATGTTCAGCCGTACATCAGCAAGCGAATGGTAAGTTTGGATTATGGATTGTTGGGATACGATGAATACTGA